A genome region from Arachis duranensis cultivar V14167 chromosome 6, aradu.V14167.gnm2.J7QH, whole genome shotgun sequence includes the following:
- the LOC107492077 gene encoding phytyl ester synthase 1, chloroplastic — translation MASTSIMSFGVSPFSAMRPRFRVQAQNLDGPVIPTNTVLPSESDSAVTAINGVSSSSSLVLDTKHEKNDSFIVEKNKENGKLIVEEKRKGNDADDAMVLEPLWDDGYGTQTVEDYFAAAKEIINGDGGPPRWFCPVECGSPLKNSPTLLFLPGLDGTGFGLTLHHKALGKAFEVRCLHIPVLDRTPFEGLVKLVEEAIKVEYALAPNKPIYLVGDSFGGCLALAVAARNPTIDLVLILVNPATSFGRSQLQPLFPILEALPNELHVTVPFLLSFVMGEPMKMASVSIENSLPPAKKLEQLSSNLTALLPCLPELANIMPKETLIWKLKLIKTAAAYANSRLHAVKAEVLVLASGKDNMLPSKDEAQRLARSIQNCRVRNFKDSGHTLLLEDGIGLLTIIRGTCMYRLSRRHDLVRDYIPISMNEFKTAMDIVGLLRFLTGSVVFSTLEDGKIVQGLDGVPVEGPVIYVGYHMLLGVDLPSLVEEFITQKGIVLRGISHPELFEGRRENASSEFGVFDWMKIFGSVPVSGSYLFKLLKNNSHILLYPGGQREALHYKGEEYKVIWPDHPEFVRMAARFGATIVPFGTVGEDDIADIVLDFNDLAKIPYFIEYVRELQRGSVKFRDEISGEVASRDIAPPLILPKLPGRFYYLFGKPISTKGMENMLKDREAANKLYLKIKSEVENNMGYLLKKRQEDPYRNFIDRRLYQTLYPRSESDQTPTFKI, via the exons ATGGCTTCTACTTCTATAATGAGTTTTGGGGTGTCACCCTTTTCTGCAATGAGGCCTCGTTTTCGAGTTCAAGCTCAGAACTTGGACGGTCCAGTAATCCCCACCAACACAGTATTGCCATCTGAATCAGATTCAGCAGTGACTGCAATAAATggagtttcttcttcttcctcacttGTTCTTGATACAAAGCATGAAAAAAATGATTCCTTTATTGTTGAGAAGAACAAGGAAAATgggaagttgatagttgaagaGAAGAGGAAGGGCAATGATGCAGATGATGCTATGGTTTTGGAACCCCTTTGGGATGATGGGTATGGTACTCAAACAGTGGAAGATTACTTTGCAGCAGCAAAAGAGATTATCAATGGTGATGGTGGCCCACCAAGGTGGTTTTGCCCAGTTGAGTGTGGTTCTCCTTTGAAAAACTCTCCCACTCTTCTCTTTCTACCCG GGTTGGATGGTACAGGATTTGGCCTCACTTTGCACCACAAAGCTCTTGGGAA ggcttttgaagttcgtTGCTTGCACATTCCTGTTCTTGATAGAACACCGTTTGAAG gACTGGTGAAACTTGTTGAAGAAGCTATTAAGGTTGAGTATGCTTTGGCTCCGAATAAACCGATATATCTGGTAGGTGATTCCTTTGGCGGATGCCTAGCACTCGCTGTTGCTGCACGCAATCCAACAATCGACCTGGTTCTGATATTAGTCAATCCAG CTACATCCTTTGGCAGATCCCAGTTGCAACCTTTGTTTCCTATCTTGGAAGCTTTGCCCAATGAACTGCATGTTACCGTTCCCTTTCTTCTTAGTTTCGTTATGG GCGAGCCAATGAAGATGGCATCAGTCAGTATCGAAAACAGTCTTCCACCTGCAAAGAAACTAGAACAATTATCATCCAATCTAACTGCATTGCTGCCATGTCTTCCT GAGTTGGCTAATATTATGCCAAAGGAAACTCTTATTTGGAAGCTTAAGCTTATTAAAACAGCAGCTGCCTATGCCAACTCACGTCTCCATGCGGTTAAAGCTGAAGTACTCGTGCTTGCTAG tGGCAAAGATAACATGCTTCCCAGTAAAGATGAAGCTCAAAGACTAGCACGTTCGATACAAAATTGCAGAGTCCGTAATTTTAAGGACAGCGGACACACCCTTCTATTG GAAGATGGCATTGGTTTGTTGACAATCATCAGGGGAACTTGCATGTACCGCCTTTCAAGAAGACATGATTTGGTCAGGGATTACATTCCCATCAGTATGAATGAATTCAAAACTGCAATGGATATAGTtgg ATTGTTGCGCTTTCTTACCGGTTCTGTCGTGTTCTCAACATTGGAGGATGGAAAGATTGTGCAAGGTCTTGATGGTGTTCCGGTCGAGGGTCCTGTCATATATGTTGGTTATCATATGTTGCTTGGAGTAGATCTTCCCTCACTTGTGGAAGAATTTATAACTCAGAAGGGTATCGTGCTTCGAGGAATATCCCATCCTGAGCTTTTtgaaggaagaagggagaatgCTTCTTCTGAGTTTGGTGTAtttgattggatgaagatattTGGTTCAGTGCCTGTTTCAGGAAGCTATCTTTTCAAATTACTTAAGAACAATTCACATATTCTTCTATATCCTGGTGGTCAACGCGAGGCTCTGCATTATAAG GGGGAAGAGTACAAGGTAATTTGGCCGGATCATCCAGAGTTTGTGCGTATGGCGGCGCGATTTGGCGCTACAATCGTGCCATTTGGTACTGTGGGCGAAGATGATATAGCTGAT ATAGTTCTTGACTTCAATGACTTAGCAAAGATCCCTTATTTCATAGAATATGTCAGAGAATTGCAGCGAGGCTCGGTTAAGTTCAG AGATGAGATAAGTGGTGAGGTAGCAAGCAGAGATATAGCTCCACCATTGATTCTTCCAAAATTGCCTGGAAGATTCTACTATCTATTTGGGAAGCCAATAAGCACAAAAGGGATGGAGAACATGCTTAAAGACAGAGAAGCTGCCAACAAACTATACCTTAAAATTAAGTCAGAAGTTGAGAACAATATGGGTTACTTGCTCAAGAAAAGGCAGGAGGATCCGTACAGGAATTTCATTGATAGGAGGTTATATCAGACACTTTACCCTCGCTCTGAATCTGATCAAACTCCAACATTCAAGATTTGA